A stretch of DNA from Cannabis sativa cultivar Pink pepper isolate KNU-18-1 chromosome X, ASM2916894v1, whole genome shotgun sequence:
ATAGTCCCACATCGCTAATGTGTGGAaaggtaatagaatatataagaggaaTGAGCTACTCCTCACATtgcccaattggttttgagatagaacctcattcatcttatcccaaattctaacatggtacCAGAACCATATCCCTCGCGGGCAAGTGATCCTATCCAATCCGCACCTATACAGATAGTGACCTTGTCCACTCTGATACGGTTCAAGATtgatgagaaaaaaaatagtaaagtattgagccatataaaagaacatgggctactcctccTATTACCAATTGGTTTTAAAATGGAACCTCATGATTCTCAACAGAGGTCAAATCTGGTGCCTTCTTCTCTTTTActtgttgtttgttttctgtAAACTCTAAATCTCATCTTTTCTAGTGTTGTGTGTGTGTTTGTGCTTAATCTGATAGATCATATAAAAACTTTGTGTTAGAAACCCTAGGTTGTGTttctttgagagagaaagaggaagAGACGAAAGAGAAGACTCAAATAAGTCTAGATCCTGCTGATTAGGTTTCTTTTGGGATTAGTGTGAGAGTTGGGTTTGGCTTTGAGCTCCACTTAGGTTTAGTTTGGGCCTACCATTTACTCTCATGACGCATAGACTAAGTGAAATATTGCAAAAAGGCCAAAATCCCTATATTGGGTATTAATGAATTTTGAGTGGTGTTAGGCAGCTGCAGATTTCTAACAGTTTGTAAACAATTTATTCCTTTGCTAGGATACTGAGATACAGTTGTGATCGATATTCAAATATTAGAATTAGTCTTAGAGACAAAGGTATATACTTTTAGGCTCAATCCTGCGACGTACACTTTCATTAAATATATGTCCGGTATGTACAGAACGCAACATTCATGGCATAATTAACACGTCAGCCAAATAACATTCAATCATAATCAATTGCAGCATTGCATCTTTAGACAAATTACACATTGAAGTTGATACTTCTAGCTGAGCTAGGCTAGGCCGACTCGCAGctaatatttaatcaaataaaaagtaCCTAAAATTGACAAAATTGTCACATTGTGACTAGCGTTAACCACCTGTACCTTTCATCATCAAAAATATCTCAAATGGAGGGATTAAAAAGCACCAAAAGGTTCGTACATTGCTATAAAAACATCATAGTAAAGTTAGTAACTAAGTAAgaagaaatagaaatatatatatgtgagatatatcTCACAGAATTGCAGACAATCTCTCTTCATGGATGCACCATTCTACTACTACCTTTTCCTGTTCATTTCTCTTTATTTCCTAAAATTTTATTTGCTTCAGAAGAACAAGGGACTCCCACCAAGCCCTGCTTTTTCCTTACCGATTATAGGTCACCTCTACCTTTTAAAGAAACCTCTCCACCGAACACTTGCCAAGTTAAGCCACCAATACGGTCCCGTTATACACATCCAGTTCGGTTCCCGTCCCGTCGTGCTCATATCTTCCCCTTCAGCCGCAGAGGAATGCTTCACCAAAAACGACGTCACTTTCTCTAACCGTCCTACTTTGTTGGCAGGAAAACACCTCGGCTATAACTATTCTACACTGACCTGGGCCTCTTATGGTCCCCACTGGCGAAACTTGAGGCGCATAGCTTCCATCGAGTTATTGTCGTCGAACAGACTCAACATGTTTAGTGGGGTGCGCTTATCTGAGACAAGGTCGTCGGTTCGCCAACTCTTTCGAGGCTGTCAAGACGATAAATTTCAGAACATTGAAATGAAGTCAACATTTTTCGAGTTGACTCTTAATATTGTTATGAGAATGATTGCAGGAAAGAGATACTACGGGGAGAATGCAGCCGAAGTGGAAGGGAGTCAGTTCAAAGAAATTGTGACCGAGACGTTTCGCTTGAGCGGGGCCACTAACATTGGAGACTTTGTTCCTGTTTTGAACTATTTTGGATTAAGCGGACTGGATACGAAGTTGGTGTCGTTACAGAGTAAGAGGGATAAGTTCATGCAGGATTTGATTGAACATCATAGAAAAACAAATACAAATTCTGGTTCTGAAGAGAGAACCATGATTGATGTTTTATTATCACTACAAGAAACTGAACCCGGATATTACACTGACGAGTTCATAAGAGGCATGCTGCTAGTGAGTCTGTTTTATTTGGACTTTACTCTGTTTTTTTTCTTGTCCCTCTATTCTTGTAATCTTACTAATATCATTAGTGTCAGGTAATGCTATCGGCAGGTACAGATACTTCTGCCGGAACCATGGAATGGGCAATGAGCCTCTTGCTCAACAACCCAGAGGCCCTTCTCAAAGCCCATGCCGAAATTGAGGCGAATATCGGTCAAAACAGGTTGATAGAAGAGTCGGATCTTCTCAAACTTCCGTACCTCCGGGGCGTTATATATGAGACCCTTCGACTATGCCCAGCTGATCCACTTTTGGTTCCGCACGAGTCCTCGGAGGAGTGCACCGTTGGGGGATTTCGCGTCCTACGTGGCACGATGCTGTTGGTGAACATGTGGGCCATACAACATGACCCCAAAATTTGGGACGAGCCAGAAAAGTTTAAGCCGGAGAGATTCCAAGTTGAGGGAGTGGACGGGtttcatttcaaatttctgCCATTTGGAGCGGGAAGGAGGGGTTGTCCCGGCGAGAGCTTGGCGATGCGTGTAGTTGGTTTGGCAGTAGGATCGTTTATTCAGTGCTTTCAGTGGGAGAGAAGTGGCGAGGAGTTGGTTGATATGACTGAAGGAGCTGGGCTCACAATGCCTAAAGCGCAACCCTTATTCGCAAAGTACAGACCGCGCCCAACTATGATGGGCCTTCTTTTCAAGCTCTAGAGTCCAAGATAGACTCTCTTTCCAATATAATTTATAGGAATGAAAATGAGAATTAGAATAGAAAtggaatagaataaaatttaaaatgcataaaaaattgataagaaaaattattaaattttttaaattcttgcattggaatggtctttcctttcatttcaaaatggtatagtcattccaccaaaatggtagaAAGGCCAATCTGTTGGAATGATATTCCAATTCCTTAAAttgcaaccaaacaaaagaatagaataaaaattgtttcctttcctttttattccattttattgcctccaaccaaacgccaccttaggaAAATAAAGGGCATCAAAGTTACTTAAGATTTTGTGAGGTGTACTATTATTATTGCTGTAATTTAATATCAGGTctcacttattttaatttaataaagattataaaaaACCGCTAACTAGTTATAGGGTGTCATCTTATAGTGGTACTAGGCACCTTAGTGCCCCATTAAGAGCATTAATATTAGGTACTAGTGGTGCCTAACGCCTTATAGAGTAGTGCTTTACGATTGATTAGCAATATCTCTTTaatgttattatattatattatattatatatgatccaatacttaattgcaccaatagctattggtgtaatttaatatcaggtttcacttatttttatttaataaaaattatagataaTTGTTAACCAATTATAGAGTGTCATCTCATAGGGGTACTAGGCACCTTGGTGCCCATAGCAATTGGGTATCAGTGATGCCTAGCACCTTCTACAGGTGGCGTTGTACGAGTAGTTAGCGATATCCCTTCAatgtttttatattaaattatatgtgatCTGATACTTAATTGCATCAATTTGATAGCAAGAACAGTACTAGGCAGCACTGGTGCTTTTTGACATTTCTCTTGCTAGTAGGTACTTTAAGGTGTCCAATACTATACCACTATAGTCTGTTAAAAGTGattaacaattttttatattatttatttaattaaaatatatgagtTCTAATGataaattacattaataataatatgtcacATCTTGTATACTTAATACCTTAAGGTACCTAGCATTCCAAAGCACCAAATGAATTTCAATACAAGTTTCCAACACAGTGGCGTGTAAAAAGTACAATTCAAGAAAGAGCATTGATATTAGGTACCAGTAATGCACATCACCTTCTATAGGTAGTACCCTatgattggttagcgatattctctaaaaactattttcttaaagtaTATGTGAAcaatacttaattatatcaataaCAGTATGATACTAATGAGAGTATTAAGTATCAGTGACGCCTTTTAGCAAATTCTCTTCAAGAAATCAACAAAACTAAGTTCAAATAAagaatttctttttaaaaaataaaatctccTACAAAGAGTTCCATTATTGTATAgggtttaataattttattgtgCCTCATGCCTTCTCTCAATTCAATAATTTAATGTATGccctttttgaaaaaaatataataatcaataaacGTATGCTATGACAATTTCATtttatattacttttaaataagcaaatattattttggagcatgtgttttataaaaattattgattgagctctctaatttattaaatgacaatttataCCTTGTATTTTCAAAAGTGGTACATGTTGACCTCACTTCTAGCCAACGCTAATGAGTCTTAATTAAAACAATTAGATTGAATAAGTAGTAGAAAGAAAAGAATAATGAATAAAGAAAATACCAGGATTTGTAGAAGTTTGGCCCCGTGATAGTAGTAAtaacctactccccttttagttgtattaacTTGTGAGACAAAGAATGAAGTATTACTTCTCGAAAGCTCTTACAAAGATCTTTGAGTAATTTACTCTTAGATCGTAATTTTTCTCTTGAGTGTTTCGTCTGATTAGTTTCGTGTCCCTGAATAGTGCAATGAGACTACTATTTATAGGGTCTAATTACATAGAAATGGTTTTCCTTAATCTATAAGaaataaaataggaaactagcatatttttataattacaaTGAAGAAATTAGGCAAATCTAGGTTAATTGCCTTAATTCTCTGAAGATACAAATTAATCCCACAAAAGTATGGATTGCTTCATGATATGCAAGTTTGAAGCGTATCGATTACTGCTGGAATTAGCAACTCACATTTCATGACCGGTGCATGCAAGTTGATCACACGATCGAGCTAGTCGGATGTCCACCAACGACTCTGCTTGGACATCTTGCTATTTATGTACAACTTGGACTTTCATATCAATCTTTACAGGCTGCTAGGAGTAAAACCATCTGCCCAGGTTGAGAATTGTAAGACATGTGTCATCTAGTCAGGTGCCACGTCATAGTGTAAAAATTAgaataacatttgcccccaagtctaCAGGACCTTCTTGGTCGCACGTGGACTTCATTTAGGTAGGAAGTTGTCTAGATGGGTGACGCGTGTCCTGGTTGTTGAAGTTGATCCGATGTGACTTGAATGAGAGTCTCTTCAGTGTTTGGGCATTAAATGCCTCTTGGAAGTTGTACCTTGAGTCACGCACTGACGGTTGAGGGGTACAACATGCATGACATCTGTCATTCATAATGAGTACTTAATGTACACTTTTGGGtggaaaatataaattttgaatattGAATGAATCAATTTTCTCTTTTAGGTGCCTGTAAAAGGGGTTTAAACCTTCGTGGGAACCATTTTAGCTTTTTTTATTCTCGGAGAACTGGagcaagaatttttcttcatattttactCTCAAATCTTTAAAAAAAGTTGCTGGAAAGTATATTGATGTTACCCTCCAAGCATATCAAAAGAGCTTCGAACAGTGAATAAGTTACTTTCCCTTTACTTTATGCAATATTCATTTAATGTATGCATTATTTTCTAGATTTCTTGCTGCAAATTTATATGTTCTTGAACTGTTCTTGACTAATTATAGCATAGATGAAATTAAGGCTTGAAATTTTGACTAACCTTCGATTATAACTTCTGACTCTCTTAATGCATATCAATTTTGACCTAAAATCATTCATTTCCACCTATTCACGGAATTCTAAAGATTTCCAGGTATCTTTCAAGGGTTTgaactgttggaattattttaccaggatcttagatctactcacaagtatgtttattaacatcctaaataagaactttctaaaacgatgaaattaaacacatataaagttaagaaaccttacattgggtgcagcggaacataatgactccttccgttcagatatctagcccttgattcctttctgtagcagagcattatcaatatctgaacctggatctctttctctaattctttagtgctgaaactccttcttgctgaaagtctttcttcacgatcttcctcactatggttgaggtatcacttgctgtgtgtgggcactactcatacactaataatttcgaaatctcaatgaggaagagagagagagagtgggttcggccaaagatagggagagagaaggctcagttttttctctgaaggaaaaatagaaaatttaagtgtaattttcctgaagccttcactatctatttatagcattccactagggttaggtttgaattatttggcattaaaataatgaaaatatcaaaggtaaatttctataaaagtggccggccctatactagtggatttgggcctcactttttgcaattttgcagttttatcttttctgcatctgattttctcaaaaacgtcaattttctaattcaaccatttaaatgtcaattctaactatttaataactataaataattattaaataatattgtcatttatttattaattgaaccatacaaagtatcataattaacaaatatgcccctattaactctttctttaaaatttcgcccttacttagtgaaaatttcacaaatagacgtagtctaaattgagaattataattgattaatcaaaaccaattatatcagtcttacaagcaatattatctcaactagtgcggggaccatgggtctatataaccgagcttccaataagtagatcaagaatttagcactaaaattcactaacttattaattcttcgttgaatccacgcatagaacttagaattgcactctcagtatatagaatgctctatatgttccaccatatagacgcatcattagttatccattgttataatcctaatgtgatcaatgatcctctatatgaatgatctacactgtaaagggattagattaccgttacaccctacaatgtatttaatccttaaaacacttgaccccgtataaatgatatttcagcttatgtgaaatgagtactccaccatttatgttcgtttggtcaagctcgaaggagatcatcctttgcttactattcgccagatagaagctatagattccatgtttatgctagcgctcccactcaattgcactactgtgttcccaaaatgtacgtatcaccctgacctaaaagtaggcttaactaacaaatcaaagaacacgaatagcctttcaagattgagcctaatcataacaggattaagaacatttgatctaggatcaactaggcgatattgacttgaatagatattacggtaaatttattaaattaagtcaaagttcaatatcggtcccttccgatgcatactccatgcatccaacctaagctttactttaaccaatgctctggaaagaacatagcacttctccaaatgcaagtaaactctgttgtagattatcatatcagtaaaaccctatgtctgataaatctaggaaactttattcacatagtcatgtttactttccaatgtgttgacaacacaataaacaggatcaagtatgtgaaaagggtttcagatgaatttatacattatgtacatataatcatgaaataaatcatgtgaaccatgcaacattaaatgttagttctgatctatattaataagtaaatctgattatattgaaatgagttttatttagggcataaaacccaatatgAACTTCTGGGTTTGGGAATTCTATTTTTAAATGAAATCCCTTCTTTTTGTCTTTAATCTTGCCTTGTCGGCATATAAAATCTATTTTTCATCTTTTGATCCGTCTAACTCTAACTTTCTTGTCTCCCATCTTTTTGTAGATGAATCCTGGTGATTTCTAGGGAGGCAAGCACCATATCGACCAAGACTTTCTCCAACTCTTGTACAAAGATCATCCTCAACTCCGTGCAAGTTCATCTTCATCTAGTGATAACCTTTTAAATTCTAGCTTTGAATATTGGGAAGTGAGTAGTGTGTACACACTGTCTCCAGAGCCCGAGGTGCAACATCACTAGTACCCAGACCAAATACGTGGAGAAGGGTATGAGCAATTCATCTGGGAGTTAAAGAAAGGTTGAAGGTGTTATCTGCTTGCTTCTTGGATGCACAGGGTCCAGCCCGCGGTTGCTGACACTCTACCCGAAGCCCGCCCAGATCTATCTACTAAGGGAACTACTGTTACTAAATTTTCCATAACTACTGCTAGGCATACAACTAAATTGAACTTGGATAAGTGTTGTGAAAATTACTCTATGCAAGTGCACACAATTGtcaacaagtaataaagtgataagttgAGTATCGTCTCCATAGGGattgaaaattagaaattagtttataaaactaattactcacaaattggtttcaacaaaataataaagtgatgagaatatgtaaaaattaacaaacacaaactaTGAGAAGAAAACAAGCTAGATTTattaaattagactaaaaatacAATGTTGATAAAATGGTGTAAATGAGTATTATTGTAAATTGATAATGTCAATtaggaatttaaaatgtcataattattttttcaaagtgtttatgTTATGATTCTATAAATTAACTAACATATTCTTACGCCCATGTAATTTTAATAATACTAATTTAAGCACAATTCTTTCAAGTCATACAATGTAAATAACATATTCTTATGTCATTTacaaaccacatttttttaaagtgatattcatgcatcattcaagTAATTTTACTAActctattttttccaaaatcaagATCAGCTTGCAACTTACTAACGATGATCAAGTAAAAATAAGCTATTACACAATAAGCACTCTTAAATTAACAAAATCATTTCACTAAACATAGCAACAAATATCAAATCACAATTTCTAGTCAGTAAAATAATtttagcaagaaaaaaaaattaactcataatagattgtgcaaaaattacaaaatttaaaagaaaaaagatataGAAATCAAAACTCATTTTAGAGTTGTCACAAGactattttttttctccaaATTTCTCCTTTTCTTCCTCTTGATTTTGCCAATCccaaaattaaaatgcaaaacTAAAATCCTAAATAACACTCAAATATTCATTCATTATTTGAGTATTTAAGTATTTGAGTGTTATCACACatattatcaaaaaaaataaataaataaataacactcaaataaactttttctttttttcttcttcttttttttttattttgatctcTGTTTCTCAAGGTTTGAGTAGCAGCTGCCCCTTCTCTCCAAGTCACGCCTTCCTTTCCTAAAATCTTAGCATGCGTTTTTTCTCCAAATTCATTAAAaaatgttccatatatatatctattctatataaagtgtgcctatataactaaaatttttggtttttgagaaatttatgggtgacttttaatttttatttaataaaataataaaatattatttatatataataaaataataataaaacaaatcccattaatatttgaactaatATTTgagtgacttttaatttttattgaataaaataataaaatattatttatatataataaaataataataaaacaaattgtattaatatttgaactgatatttgatgctaaatattcgagaatcacaacacatttaaaaaaaaaaaaacaactcgGGATTTGATACTCTGAgactctcaattaaaaaaagaaaaaaaaaagtaatatgctcatcaaatttgtatttatttttaaacatggtgaaaaaatgaattatctttcatattattcaacagagtaaaacaagttttatattggtttactattcaacaaccttgtcaagaattcttgtaagttgtaaccacaAAATTGCCAGGTCAAACCAACACTTTCATTGCAATATTCACAgactaactacaaaattatttcatagCATTTACAGAACCGCACACCCCCAATCATCTTTAATATGGACATATCAGAAGCCAGATCATTAACCTAAATTGGTTAGTTCTATTATGTTTTGGAACAAATCgtctataatataaaaaacccaTCATACTTGTATCTTGAAACATTCTTCAGGAACCACGATTTTAAAACACAATTGTTACCTCCTTAAGGTCAACCCACTCCCAAGTCTCATTTGTTGTATTTATATCATAGACCAAAGCATGCCGGCCctgtaaataataagaaaaccaAACGTGGTTTAAATCTCAAGGCAATAGAGCCTTTTTCGTTAAATCTCAAAGATACATAAATATACAAGATAAAAAAGTCAATCTAAGAAGTGGGTGCCACGTTAAAGCTAAGGAAACATTAAGCAACTGTTaggcttgttttacaatttatggtgttttaaaagaacatatcgaaacagaaacacataaaaaaacctccacatcatttaattttttttaaggtagtgttcaactaggagatttaacgagtttcgccccttcgctaatggcttctaagagttcaaatttcagtattgtataaatcttcaatttgttctatttcttatattaaatgaaattttgctactttttttttttaatttacaactttattgtttatatattattagggacattcatggaaattagggtttctttgaaatatacaattaatgagcattactttttgatcatagtgtattttccatggctgaaaacctcaataatctctatcatttgatatcaaataaaataaaattatcatgatgtatacattatggttatttaatgagtaattagtgtgttgaaattgtcaagctgatatttaaaattgtttataattgaattgtttctttgtcaaaattaatattaagtatatttatatgtttataagtttatctattttctcttagatcaattatgctcatatagcaatagaatcatactcatatagacatgttattttcattttgtaatttagatcttcttagtcattatttagttcacttaaaccttttccgattatgctaactgaagttttgtttcttttaagtaCTTCATTACAAAGATCTCTATTacatatattgtttatttttgactatgaggaggtggatttctttattgggaaacatatagcgtgacaaattattgttcatatatttaataattctttttgattaatgagattcatatatataaatgtgtatattgaattctttattcaaataattatttttgatttttacgtgattatttattgttctttattcaaataatctcacctaataactaataatgttttttctttaattttttattgtatcactttcaaataacatagaaaaaaactagcataaaatttagtatacgtgcctcgcacgtagtttttgctagtatatatatatatataggaggtttcaatggttatattaaatatgtaaccatgatggttacatttatttttagtcattgGATCATTATTAGACGGttatgattaattttaaaatttacaaaaaataattaataaatttactgTAACATGATATTAACctgatttgatttattttttttaaaataaaaaaaaattatattaatttctaaaaaagttttattaaatattttaattaaaaaattaatttatttaagccTAAAAATAGAAAGTTGACCTGCTAATGATGAGAGTAGGTTATAAAAAAAGTGTAACCATAATGGTTACattaatcatttatatatatatctaataatattcactacatgttataaatattaataattatgtggatgtccaaatcttttatttattaccatgaattgtaatcaacattcctcttttccttagtttccctttttcttagtttcttaatatctcactcttgtatttgtataaataggggttcaccccattggaataaacaactcagaaattctcattcactttctctttctctcttcattttcttcttctttcttctcatctactttatattattttatattattttataacacgttatcagcacgagtctctgcccaagcttcaagcacgagtctctgcccaagcttcaagcatgagtctctgcctaagacccaatgtaagtattttgttaaaattcttgaattgtttcaaagtcacgatacactaaatatatatttatatatatacttatctgactgaaacaatttcaagaatcctttggttttcttttttctttttatctatatatatctatatattatatatatgtatatgtttttatatatttattattgattcatatatatatacatattatgttcttatcattcataatatttacaatatatgtttgTCTATGATATGataaagaaaatctatataaattatacat
This window harbors:
- the LOC115714431 gene encoding cytochrome P450 81Q32 — protein: MDAPFYYYLFLFISLYFLKFYLLQKNKGLPPSPAFSLPIIGHLYLLKKPLHRTLAKLSHQYGPVIHIQFGSRPVVLISSPSAAEECFTKNDVTFSNRPTLLAGKHLGYNYSTLTWASYGPHWRNLRRIASIELLSSNRLNMFSGVRLSETRSSVRQLFRGCQDDKFQNIEMKSTFFELTLNIVMRMIAGKRYYGENAAEVEGSQFKEIVTETFRLSGATNIGDFVPVLNYFGLSGLDTKLVSLQSKRDKFMQDLIEHHRKTNTNSGSEERTMIDVLLSLQETEPGYYTDEFIRGMLLVMLSAGTDTSAGTMEWAMSLLLNNPEALLKAHAEIEANIGQNRLIEESDLLKLPYLRGVIYETLRLCPADPLLVPHESSEECTVGGFRVLRGTMLLVNMWAIQHDPKIWDEPEKFKPERFQVEGVDGFHFKFLPFGAGRRGCPGESLAMRVVGLAVGSFIQCFQWERSGEELVDMTEGAGLTMPKAQPLFAKYRPRPTMMGLLFKL